A window of Myxococcales bacterium contains these coding sequences:
- the mutL gene encoding DNA mismatch repair endonuclease MutL — MNGEGSPRIRKLSDALANQIAAGEVVERPASVVKELVENAVDASATRVTVEVEQGGLARLAVTDDGIGMIREDAETSLERHATSKIARIEDLERLASFGFRGEALPSIASVSKLTLTTRVHGASEAYRVEVVGGKVASRGPAGAPPGTRIDVVDLFFNVPARRKFLKAPATESAHVGEVVSNAALARPEIAFRLVRDGKVARDYLRARSRGERVAQVVSGEELREVRGARGPYRIEAYLTSPERARSGAVGLDVFVNDRPVRDRAIARAVAQSYGSVLPPGRYPVGVLYIDMPPEGVDVNVHPQKAEVRFHDAREVQGAVIRVLNEGLGRVFAIPALGLGPSRVPVIATAGDTPSPSHSAPPITLPSPILAATPASHAELREPAVPPYVPSRAASALFPEAPTEDLHGALFAPAVEGFYSKLRYLAQSRETFLLCEGSDGLYVLDQHAAAERVAYHALRRAYAERKVASQTLLLPELVEVGERAVGLLDEAAEEVSRMGLDVRAAGERTLAVHAVPLLLARGKARPGDLLRDVLSELSRVGGRAFGARVDLVFATMACHASVRAGDTLDPMEVRALLSALDEVDFSGHCPHGRPIVMRLSFEELARRVGR; from the coding sequence GTGAACGGAGAGGGCTCTCCGCGGATCCGAAAGCTCTCCGACGCGCTAGCGAACCAGATCGCGGCGGGCGAGGTCGTGGAGCGCCCGGCGAGCGTGGTCAAAGAGCTCGTCGAGAACGCGGTGGACGCGTCGGCGACACGTGTGACCGTCGAGGTCGAGCAAGGAGGCCTCGCCCGGCTCGCCGTGACCGACGACGGCATCGGCATGATCCGCGAGGACGCCGAGACCTCGCTCGAGCGCCACGCCACCAGCAAGATCGCCCGCATCGAAGACCTCGAGCGGCTCGCGTCGTTCGGATTTCGTGGCGAGGCGCTCCCGAGCATCGCCTCCGTCTCCAAGCTCACCCTGACGACCCGCGTACATGGTGCGAGCGAGGCCTACCGGGTCGAGGTCGTCGGGGGAAAGGTCGCGTCTCGTGGGCCTGCCGGCGCGCCTCCGGGCACGCGCATCGACGTCGTCGATCTGTTCTTCAACGTGCCGGCGCGCCGAAAATTCTTGAAGGCTCCGGCCACCGAGAGCGCCCACGTGGGGGAGGTCGTCTCGAACGCGGCGCTCGCGCGTCCCGAAATCGCGTTCCGGCTGGTACGCGACGGCAAGGTCGCCCGCGACTACCTCCGCGCGCGCTCGCGCGGAGAGCGCGTGGCTCAGGTGGTCTCGGGCGAAGAGCTCCGCGAGGTACGCGGCGCGCGTGGCCCCTACCGCATCGAGGCGTACCTCACGTCCCCCGAGCGGGCGCGGAGCGGCGCCGTTGGCCTCGACGTCTTCGTCAACGACAGGCCCGTGCGGGACCGAGCGATCGCCCGCGCGGTGGCCCAGAGCTACGGCTCGGTCCTCCCTCCGGGCCGCTACCCTGTCGGTGTACTCTACATCGACATGCCCCCCGAGGGGGTCGACGTCAACGTGCATCCGCAGAAGGCCGAGGTGCGCTTCCACGACGCGCGCGAGGTGCAAGGCGCCGTCATTCGCGTGCTCAACGAGGGGCTCGGTCGGGTGTTCGCGATCCCGGCGCTCGGCCTCGGACCGTCGCGTGTCCCGGTGATCGCAACGGCCGGCGACACGCCCTCGCCCTCGCACTCGGCGCCCCCGATCACGCTGCCCTCGCCGATCCTCGCGGCCACCCCTGCGTCGCACGCCGAGCTCCGTGAGCCCGCGGTGCCGCCCTACGTTCCCTCGCGTGCGGCGAGCGCGCTCTTCCCGGAGGCGCCCACCGAAGACCTCCACGGCGCGCTCTTCGCTCCCGCGGTCGAGGGGTTCTACTCGAAGCTCCGGTACCTCGCGCAGTCTCGAGAGACCTTCCTCCTGTGCGAAGGCAGCGACGGGCTCTACGTCTTGGACCAACACGCCGCCGCCGAGCGTGTCGCCTACCACGCGCTCCGGCGAGCGTATGCCGAGCGCAAGGTGGCCTCGCAGACCCTGCTCTTGCCGGAGCTCGTCGAGGTCGGAGAGCGCGCGGTGGGGCTCCTCGACGAGGCCGCCGAAGAGGTCTCGCGCATGGGCCTCGATGTGCGGGCTGCGGGGGAACGCACGCTCGCCGTGCACGCCGTGCCGCTCCTCCTCGCGCGAGGCAAGGCGAGGCCCGGAGATCTCCTTCGTGACGTGCTGTCGGAGCTCTCGCGCGTAGGGGGCCGCGCGTTCGGCGCGCGGGTCGATCTCGTGTTCGCGACCATGGCCTGCCACGCCTCGGTTCGCGCGGGAGACACCCTCGACCCGATGGAGGTTCGTGCCCTCTTGTCCGCGCTCGACGAGGTCGACTTTTCGGGACACTGCCCCCACGGCCGCCCCATCGTCATGCGTCTGTCCTTCGAGGAGCTCGCGCGTCGTGTCGGACGGTGA
- a CDS encoding iron-regulated protein: protein MKSFRRLFPLWVGCAFVLVGAQAACSSTTVEGADAGVASSALEQETVKGYASLVHETYAASLAGAKALRAAVDAFVTTPSQATLDAARKAWIDARPAYIQTEAFRFYGGPIDGDDGNEGAINAWPLDEAYIDYVKGNENAGIVNDTAKYPQITKELLLELNEKDGEKNISTGWHAIEFLLWGQDTSETGPGNRPFADFLETGGTAKNQARRKAYLTIVTELLVEHLEELEKAWRIDDPSSYGAKMVAGDTKAALGNILKGIGALGGVELSRERMNTAYETKDPEEEHSCFSDTTVPIDHLNDVVSIENVYLGTFGGKTISGGLSKLVASKDPSLDTKMRDVLKRSRDTVAAIPAPFDTAILGDDSAPGRKKLKAAIDATKEIGAATVDIATALGTKINLEE, encoded by the coding sequence ATGAAGTCGTTTCGCCGGTTGTTCCCTCTCTGGGTGGGGTGCGCGTTCGTCCTCGTCGGCGCGCAAGCCGCGTGCTCGTCCACCACGGTCGAGGGCGCCGACGCCGGAGTGGCCTCGTCGGCGCTCGAGCAGGAGACCGTGAAGGGCTACGCGAGCCTCGTCCACGAGACCTACGCCGCGTCCCTCGCGGGCGCCAAGGCACTCAGGGCGGCTGTCGACGCGTTCGTCACCACCCCGTCGCAAGCGACGCTCGACGCCGCCAGGAAGGCCTGGATCGACGCGCGACCCGCGTACATCCAGACCGAGGCCTTCCGATTCTACGGGGGCCCCATCGACGGCGACGACGGCAACGAGGGCGCCATCAACGCGTGGCCTCTCGACGAAGCGTACATCGACTACGTCAAAGGAAACGAGAACGCCGGCATCGTCAACGACACCGCGAAGTACCCCCAAATCACGAAGGAGCTGCTGCTCGAGCTCAACGAGAAGGACGGCGAAAAGAACATCTCGACGGGCTGGCACGCGATCGAGTTCCTCCTCTGGGGGCAGGACACGAGCGAGACCGGCCCTGGGAACCGGCCGTTCGCGGACTTCCTCGAGACGGGCGGGACCGCGAAGAACCAGGCGCGCCGAAAGGCCTACCTCACGATCGTGACCGAGCTCCTGGTCGAGCACCTCGAAGAGCTCGAGAAGGCCTGGCGCATCGATGACCCGTCCTCGTACGGCGCGAAGATGGTCGCTGGCGACACGAAGGCAGCGCTCGGCAACATCTTGAAGGGAATCGGGGCGCTAGGCGGCGTCGAGCTGTCACGGGAGCGCATGAACACCGCATACGAGACGAAAGACCCCGAAGAAGAGCACTCCTGCTTCAGCGACACCACGGTCCCCATCGACCACCTGAACGACGTCGTCTCCATCGAGAACGTGTACCTCGGCACCTTCGGTGGAAAGACCATCTCGGGCGGCCTCTCGAAGCTCGTCGCCTCGAAGGATCCTTCGCTCGATACGAAGATGCGCGACGTCCTCAAGCGCTCCCGCGACACGGTCGCCGCCATCCCGGCGCCCTTCGACACGGCCATCCTCGGCGACGACTCGGCGCCAGGGCGAAAGAAGCTCAAGGCCGCGATCGACGCGACGAAGGAGATCGGCGCGGCCACGGTCGACATCGCGACCGCCCTCGGCACCAAGATCAACCTGGAGGAGTGA
- a CDS encoding thiol oxidoreductase yields the protein MTTSAWLGAGCLAIAACASTSGGDATLPSTESGGATTVHDGSRDAFSYSARNLDPAGRDRFLAGRGLFRRAWVTAPASTEGGDGLGPTYTATSCSSCHVRSGRGALPTAERPHALGLVTRLVRSDGTPDPSYGRVLQPFAIEGVPAEGRLEVAFEEMRIVLADGTKVALQRPTFRASGLAFGPLDTHTTLDVRVAPHLVGLGLLEAIPDETLTNRADPNDRDGDGIRGEVGSAARGAPIGRFGWRAQAATIRSFVADAFHEDIGMTSDVYPQERCPPPQRACADAPHGGEPELSTDKLDRVAYFLSTVAVPGRRDVDSPEVKRGEEAFTTMGCAACHVPRAATGHTSEPALSEQIIFPYTDLLLHDLGSGLGETKTRTPPLWGLGLHAVVNGNVTLLHDGRARTIPEAILWHGGEATRARDAFSRADAPTRHALQRFLESL from the coding sequence GTGACGACGAGTGCATGGCTCGGCGCGGGTTGCCTCGCGATCGCGGCGTGCGCGAGCACGAGCGGAGGCGACGCGACGCTCCCGTCCACCGAGAGCGGGGGCGCGACCACCGTCCACGACGGCTCACGCGATGCGTTCTCGTACTCGGCGCGGAACCTCGATCCCGCGGGCCGCGATCGTTTCCTCGCTGGGAGGGGCCTCTTCCGACGCGCGTGGGTCACGGCCCCGGCGTCGACGGAAGGTGGGGACGGGCTCGGCCCGACCTACACGGCCACGTCGTGCAGCTCGTGCCACGTCCGCTCGGGGAGAGGCGCTCTCCCGACCGCGGAGCGCCCTCACGCGCTCGGCCTGGTGACCCGGCTCGTGCGCTCCGACGGCACACCCGATCCGAGCTATGGGCGAGTCCTCCAGCCGTTCGCCATCGAGGGCGTTCCGGCCGAGGGCAGGCTCGAAGTCGCCTTCGAAGAAATGCGGATCGTGCTCGCCGACGGTACGAAGGTCGCTCTCCAGAGGCCCACGTTCCGCGCGTCGGGGCTCGCGTTCGGGCCCCTCGATACACACACGACCCTCGATGTGCGTGTAGCTCCGCACCTCGTCGGCCTCGGGCTCCTCGAGGCCATTCCCGACGAGACACTCACGAACCGCGCCGATCCGAACGACCGCGACGGAGATGGCATTCGCGGGGAGGTTGGCAGCGCCGCAAGAGGCGCCCCGATAGGGCGCTTCGGGTGGCGCGCGCAGGCCGCCACGATCCGGAGCTTCGTCGCCGACGCGTTCCACGAGGACATCGGCATGACGTCCGACGTGTATCCGCAGGAGCGCTGCCCGCCGCCCCAACGTGCGTGTGCGGACGCTCCCCACGGTGGCGAGCCAGAGCTCTCCACGGACAAGCTCGACAGGGTCGCCTACTTCCTCAGCACCGTCGCAGTTCCCGGGCGACGCGACGTCGACTCCCCCGAGGTGAAACGCGGCGAGGAGGCCTTCACCACGATGGGGTGTGCGGCGTGCCACGTCCCCCGCGCGGCGACCGGGCACACGAGTGAGCCCGCGCTCTCCGAGCAGATCATTTTTCCCTACACGGATCTCCTCCTGCACGATCTCGGATCTGGGCTCGGCGAGACGAAGACGCGCACCCCTCCTCTCTGGGGGCTCGGCCTCCACGCCGTCGTGAACGGCAACGTCACGCTCCTCCACGACGGGCGCGCCCGGACGATCCCCGAGGCGATCCTCTGGCACGGCGGCGAGGCCACCCGGGCGAGGGACGCCTTTTCACGCGCGGACGCGCCGACACGCCACGCCCTTCAACGCTTCTTGGAGTCTCTCTGA
- a CDS encoding imelysin family protein, protein MVLSRRFFLGAIGAAFVAAALGAQACETPETSAEDPRPVLSELASNVVVPGFAAFDAEAEVLRAALADAARSPTEPTVARARDAFFRARAAWKRTEGFRVGPADIDTWRASIDFWPASPDAIAKAIAMPGQHTKESVAALGANAKGFMAIEYVLFDSSTEHTSVLPALTTASDALARRAYLVALGEALRADAARFHDLWRAEGMNLGKELAEGTGFFVSTKVATDQLVRQACFAAIALESTHIGKPLGRQNGGTPVPSLEESPRSDGSLRDLASALEGISAVYLGQGERDGMGLSDLVRARSAVSDDHVIGHLAATQKAISDIPPPLRVSLLRDTAKVQAAFEASRALKTSLTTEVVSALGTTVTFSESDGD, encoded by the coding sequence ATGGTGCTCTCACGACGATTTTTCCTTGGGGCTATCGGTGCAGCGTTCGTCGCCGCTGCCCTCGGCGCGCAGGCCTGCGAGACACCGGAGACATCGGCAGAAGACCCGCGCCCCGTGCTCTCGGAGCTCGCCTCGAACGTCGTCGTCCCCGGGTTCGCCGCCTTCGACGCCGAGGCCGAGGTGCTACGGGCGGCGCTCGCCGACGCCGCGAGGAGCCCCACGGAGCCCACCGTGGCACGCGCACGCGACGCGTTCTTCCGCGCGCGCGCCGCCTGGAAGCGCACCGAAGGCTTCCGGGTGGGGCCAGCCGACATCGACACCTGGAGGGCCTCGATCGACTTCTGGCCCGCGAGCCCCGACGCGATCGCCAAGGCCATCGCGATGCCCGGCCAGCACACGAAGGAGAGCGTCGCGGCGCTCGGCGCGAACGCGAAGGGCTTCATGGCGATCGAGTACGTCCTCTTCGACTCGTCGACCGAGCATACGAGCGTGCTACCGGCACTCACGACCGCGAGCGACGCCTTGGCCCGACGCGCCTACCTCGTGGCGCTCGGCGAAGCGCTCCGCGCGGACGCGGCGAGGTTCCACGACCTCTGGCGCGCCGAAGGGATGAATCTGGGGAAGGAGCTCGCCGAAGGGACCGGGTTCTTCGTGAGCACCAAGGTCGCCACGGACCAGCTCGTGCGGCAGGCCTGCTTCGCCGCTATCGCGCTCGAGAGCACCCACATCGGCAAGCCGCTAGGCCGACAGAACGGAGGCACCCCCGTCCCCTCGCTCGAAGAGTCCCCTCGGAGCGATGGCTCACTCCGCGATCTCGCGTCCGCGCTCGAGGGGATCTCTGCCGTGTACCTCGGCCAAGGTGAGCGAGACGGGATGGGGCTCTCCGATCTCGTGCGCGCCCGCAGCGCCGTCTCGGATGACCACGTCATCGGGCACCTCGCCGCGACCCAAAAGGCGATATCCGACATCCCCCCACCACTTCGAGTTTCGCTCCTTCGAGACACGGCCAAGGTTCAGGCCGCCTTCGAGGCGAGCCGCGCCCTGAAGACGTCTCTGACGACGGAGGTCGTGAGCGCGCTCGGGACGACGGTCACCTTCAGCGAGTCGGACGGAGACTGA
- the miaA gene encoding tRNA (adenosine(37)-N6)-dimethylallyltransferase MiaA: MSDGDRRARLDAALAHVSEAGDALVCVVGPTASGKTDLAIDLACALGGEIVSADSVQVYRRFDAASGKPSEEERTLARHHLVDVADGLEPFDAARFVVMADAAIADIRARGRRPIVCGGTFLWVKALLSGLSAAPPGDPEVRARHAALVAERGREALHARLREIDPRMAERLHPNDVLRVGRALEVFEVSGRRLSELQEAHGFREARYPSLLLTVARSQDELTERLRLRVRGFVASGLVAEVEGLVADGYREARAMGSVGYKEALAVLEGRLPEAELEDSIVRASRVFARRQRTWLGHEPVISLGRRQ; the protein is encoded by the coding sequence GTGTCGGACGGTGACCGTCGCGCGAGGCTCGACGCGGCGCTCGCCCACGTGAGTGAGGCAGGAGACGCGCTCGTGTGCGTCGTCGGTCCGACGGCTTCGGGCAAGACCGATCTCGCCATCGACCTCGCGTGCGCGCTCGGTGGAGAGATCGTGAGCGCCGACAGCGTGCAGGTCTACCGACGTTTCGACGCCGCCTCGGGGAAACCCTCGGAGGAAGAGCGCACCCTCGCGCGTCACCACCTCGTCGACGTGGCCGACGGGCTCGAGCCGTTCGACGCCGCCAGGTTCGTCGTGATGGCCGACGCCGCGATCGCGGACATTCGCGCGCGCGGTCGGCGACCTATCGTGTGTGGAGGTACGTTCTTGTGGGTGAAGGCGCTGCTCTCGGGGCTCTCCGCGGCGCCGCCGGGCGATCCCGAGGTCCGCGCGCGCCACGCCGCGCTCGTCGCCGAGAGGGGGAGAGAGGCGCTTCACGCTCGCCTGCGCGAGATCGATCCGCGCATGGCCGAGCGCCTGCATCCGAACGACGTCCTCAGGGTCGGTCGCGCCCTCGAGGTGTTCGAGGTGTCGGGCAGGCGGCTCTCCGAGCTTCAAGAAGCGCACGGCTTCCGCGAGGCGAGGTATCCGTCGCTGCTGCTCACCGTGGCGCGTAGCCAAGACGAGCTCACCGAGCGCCTCCGGCTCCGCGTGCGAGGGTTCGTCGCGAGCGGCCTCGTCGCCGAGGTCGAAGGGCTCGTCGCCGACGGATACCGCGAGGCGCGCGCGATGGGCTCCGTTGGGTACAAAGAGGCGCTCGCCGTGCTCGAGGGGCGCCTGCCCGAGGCCGAGCTCGAGGACTCCATCGTGCGCGCGAGCCGCGTGTTCGCGCGACGCCAGCGCACGTGGCTCGGCCACGAGCCCGTGATCTCCCTCGGGCGCCGTCAATAG
- a CDS encoding thiol oxidoreductase — translation MAACAAVEDGAPDGLALDHDRDLSGGEGTIFDTTTNAFAYPLRNLSSARRDDFAVGDHLFNRAWVPAGTPSPSGDVGLGPTYNATSCSACHTRDGRGAPPEGDSPWVGMLVRLSVPGEGEHGGPLGEPSYGGQLNPVGIEGIPGEGTPRVSYTDVPGTYGDGAAFVLHRPEYRIEGLAFGPLAQGTMTSPRVAPATFGLGLLEAIDEATLAALSDPDDKDGDGISGRVNTVWDIGRGTRAVGRFGWKANEPTIRQQSAGAFLGDIGITSALFPSESCPGAQEACAKSPPGKPGGHELPERTLELITAYGLTLAVPARRDVNDTEVERGERLFYAMGCTGCHAPKLVTGHYPDIPELSRQTIRPFSDLLLHDMGEGLADGRPDHLATGSEWRTPPLWGIGLVSKVSGHERFLHDGRARGFEEAILWHDGEGKKSKEAFRTAPAADRAAMIRFLRSL, via the coding sequence ATGGCGGCGTGCGCGGCCGTAGAGGACGGGGCTCCCGACGGCCTCGCGCTGGACCATGATCGCGACCTCTCCGGCGGCGAAGGCACCATCTTCGACACGACCACGAACGCGTTCGCCTACCCACTCCGAAACCTCTCGAGCGCGCGGCGCGACGACTTCGCGGTCGGGGACCACCTGTTCAATCGCGCGTGGGTTCCTGCGGGCACACCGAGCCCATCGGGCGATGTCGGCTTGGGCCCGACCTACAACGCGACCTCGTGCTCGGCGTGCCACACGAGAGACGGCCGCGGCGCGCCCCCAGAGGGTGACTCGCCATGGGTGGGCATGCTCGTACGCCTGTCCGTCCCCGGAGAGGGCGAGCACGGCGGCCCACTCGGGGAGCCTTCCTACGGGGGCCAGCTCAACCCGGTGGGCATCGAGGGAATTCCAGGGGAAGGCACACCACGTGTATCTTACACTGATGTGCCTGGCACCTACGGGGACGGAGCTGCCTTCGTCCTTCATCGACCCGAGTACCGCATCGAGGGGCTCGCGTTCGGTCCGCTCGCACAAGGTACGATGACGTCCCCGCGCGTGGCTCCGGCGACCTTCGGCCTCGGCCTGCTCGAAGCCATCGACGAAGCGACCCTCGCCGCGCTGTCGGACCCCGACGACAAGGACGGCGACGGGATATCGGGCCGCGTGAATACCGTGTGGGACATTGGGCGGGGCACGCGCGCGGTCGGACGGTTCGGGTGGAAGGCGAACGAGCCCACCATCCGCCAACAATCGGCCGGCGCCTTCTTGGGAGACATCGGGATCACCTCCGCTCTCTTCCCGAGCGAGAGCTGCCCCGGCGCACAAGAGGCGTGCGCCAAGAGCCCGCCCGGCAAACCTGGGGGCCACGAGCTCCCCGAGCGCACCCTCGAGCTCATCACGGCCTATGGCCTCACGCTCGCGGTGCCCGCCCGTAGAGACGTGAACGACACCGAAGTAGAGCGCGGCGAGCGCCTCTTTTACGCGATGGGCTGCACGGGCTGCCACGCTCCGAAGCTCGTGACCGGGCACTACCCGGATATCCCGGAGCTCTCACGACAGACCATTCGACCCTTCTCCGATCTCTTGCTCCACGACATGGGCGAAGGCCTCGCCGACGGGAGGCCCGATCACCTCGCGACCGGCAGCGAGTGGCGGACGCCCCCGTTGTGGGGAATCGGACTCGTCTCCAAGGTGAGTGGCCACGAACGCTTCCTCCACGACGGACGCGCGCGCGGCTTCGAAGAGGCGATTCTGTGGCACGACGGCGAGGGCAAGAAGTCCAAAGAAGCGTTTCGGACGGCACCAGCGGCGGACAGGGCGGCGATGATTCGTTTCCTGAGGTCTCTGTGA
- a CDS encoding HTTM domain-containing protein — protein sequence MVTLTHAPARPGPSSKVGARLAELRAYLEDEVDGASLGLFRVGLGLTLVVAAARFFVHGWVTKYYVEPTWFFPYEGLSFVRPLPYPGMLVLYAAIGILGLALAYGAHHRGVGGAAFVVFSYAHFCDKTNYLNHYYFISLVLLLVTLAPIGRGARGFAPNRVPRLWLWLFRFQLACVYLGGGLAKLRPDWLLHAQPLGIWLSSHAGMPVLGPLFARKWVAFAMSWAGAAYDLSIPFLLLARPTRKVAYALVVVFHVLTAMLFQIGLFPYVMMFGSLLFLDPSYPRRLPWVQGLSAPEAAGPRRGKPLPTALYAFVLGYVALQVTVPLRHLAYPGNGLWTENAFRFSWHVMLMEKNGSLELTVVDPATGRRFGVEPHDYLTPQQAKQMSTQPDMIIAFAHMVRDDFARRGVPGARVYATTSEVSLNGRAPEPLVEPTVDLAEVEDGLGPYTFLRPAPTSRPLY from the coding sequence GTGGTCACCCTCACGCATGCCCCGGCCCGACCTGGTCCCTCCTCGAAGGTCGGCGCGCGCCTCGCCGAGCTCCGGGCATATTTGGAGGACGAGGTCGACGGCGCGTCCCTCGGGCTCTTTCGCGTGGGCCTCGGGCTGACGCTCGTCGTCGCGGCGGCCCGCTTCTTCGTGCACGGGTGGGTGACGAAGTACTACGTCGAGCCCACGTGGTTCTTTCCGTACGAGGGGCTCTCGTTCGTCAGGCCACTCCCCTACCCTGGGATGCTCGTCCTCTACGCCGCGATTGGCATTCTCGGCCTCGCGCTCGCCTACGGCGCCCACCACCGAGGGGTCGGAGGGGCCGCCTTCGTGGTCTTCTCGTACGCCCACTTCTGCGACAAGACGAACTACCTCAATCACTACTATTTCATCAGCCTCGTGCTGCTGCTCGTGACGCTCGCGCCCATAGGCCGAGGCGCGCGCGGGTTCGCGCCGAACCGGGTTCCGCGCCTGTGGCTTTGGCTCTTTCGATTCCAGCTCGCGTGCGTGTACCTCGGCGGTGGGCTCGCCAAGCTCCGCCCCGACTGGCTACTCCACGCGCAGCCTCTCGGCATCTGGCTCTCCTCCCATGCTGGAATGCCGGTGCTCGGACCGCTCTTTGCCAGGAAGTGGGTCGCGTTCGCGATGAGCTGGGCGGGCGCGGCCTACGATCTCTCGATCCCGTTCCTGCTCCTCGCGCGGCCCACGAGGAAGGTCGCTTACGCGCTCGTGGTGGTCTTTCACGTGCTCACGGCCATGCTCTTCCAGATCGGCCTCTTCCCCTACGTGATGATGTTCGGCTCGCTGCTCTTCCTCGATCCGAGCTACCCGCGACGTCTGCCCTGGGTCCAAGGTCTGTCGGCACCCGAAGCGGCCGGCCCGCGCCGAGGCAAGCCGCTCCCGACCGCGCTCTACGCGTTCGTGCTCGGGTACGTCGCGCTCCAGGTCACGGTCCCGCTCCGTCACCTGGCCTACCCCGGAAATGGCCTATGGACCGAGAACGCCTTTCGGTTCTCGTGGCACGTGATGCTCATGGAGAAAAATGGCTCTCTCGAGCTCACCGTCGTGGACCCCGCGACGGGGAGGCGCTTCGGCGTCGAACCGCACGACTACCTCACTCCGCAACAGGCCAAACAGATGTCGACCCAGCCCGACATGATCATCGCGTTCGCCCACATGGTGCGCGACGACTTCGCGCGGCGGGGTGTGCCCGGTGCGCGCGTCTACGCGACGACCTCGGAGGTGTCGCTCAACGGCCGCGCGCCCGAGCCCCTCGTCGAGCCGACCGTCGATCTCGCCGAGGTCGAGGACGGGCTCGGACCGTACACCTTCCTGCGGCCGGCGCCGACGTCGCGCCCGCTCTATTGA
- a CDS encoding sigma-70 family RNA polymerase sigma factor, with protein sequence MLAALLTTADALLPRKADPAFAGEIAALRPLVRAVVAQVLREPFDHPDVEDVTQEALRRAVEGKSRPSGPPRPWLLGIARHVALDTIRVRRRDRGRFDDGQGPAAPESSPSLLVERLADPASDVCESLLEQERRARVLAAIARLPEGPRAALELFHGEGLAYAAIAERLSVPLGTVATWVTRGRRAIAEALAEAPEPLPEPPGRTP encoded by the coding sequence ATGCTCGCGGCGTTGCTCACCACGGCCGATGCGCTTTTGCCCCGAAAGGCCGATCCGGCCTTCGCCGGGGAGATCGCCGCCCTCCGCCCCCTCGTCCGGGCCGTGGTCGCGCAGGTGCTTCGCGAGCCGTTCGACCACCCCGACGTCGAGGACGTCACGCAGGAAGCGCTCCGGCGTGCGGTCGAGGGGAAATCCCGCCCGTCGGGGCCTCCACGGCCGTGGCTCCTCGGGATCGCGCGGCACGTCGCGCTCGACACCATCCGCGTCCGGCGCCGCGATCGCGGCCGGTTCGACGACGGCCAAGGCCCCGCCGCGCCCGAGAGCTCGCCGTCGCTCCTCGTCGAGCGCCTGGCCGACCCGGCGAGCGACGTCTGCGAATCCCTCCTCGAGCAAGAGCGGCGCGCGAGGGTGCTCGCCGCGATCGCCCGCCTCCCCGAAGGCCCTCGCGCCGCGCTCGAGCTCTTCCACGGGGAGGGCCTCGCGTACGCGGCCATCGCCGAGCGACTGTCGGTCCCGCTGGGCACGGTCGCCACCTGGGTCACGAGGGGGCGGCGCGCCATCGCCGAGGCCCTCGCCGAGGCCCCCGAGCCTCTCCCCGAACCTCCCGGAAGGACGCCATGA